One part of the Solanum dulcamara chromosome 8, daSolDulc1.2, whole genome shotgun sequence genome encodes these proteins:
- the LOC129899942 gene encoding uncharacterized protein LOC129899942: MNEDEKIGGLPVFPHEYEDFAFCINSCELLEINYKGSIFTWWNGRTGSDCIFKRLDRMIANLKLQDWFAHLEVQHLSRTGSDHALLLLTCGEFAQHIRKPFRFLKFWTEHDTFFEAIKQAWMTDFEGNDFVSFKLKLKNVKSALTHWSRATFGDIFKQITVREEVVRIKE; the protein is encoded by the coding sequence atgaatgaagatgaaaagatTGGTGGATTGCCTGTTTTCCCACATGAATACGAGGATTTTGCATTTTGTATCAACTCATGTGAACTACTTGAAATAAATTATAAGGGCAGCATATTCACTTGGTGGAATGGGAGGACAGGTAGTGACTGTATATTCAAAAGGCTGGATAGGATGATTGCAAACTTAAAATTACAAGATTGGTTTGCACACCTGGAAGTGCAACATCTATCCAGAACTGGCTCAGACCATGCTCTTTTACTACTTACTTGTGGTGAATTTGCACAACATATAAGGAAGCCTTTCAGATTTTTAAAATTCTGGACAGAACATGACACATTCTTCGAAGCTATTAAACAAGCATGGATGACAGATTTTGAAGGAAATGATTTTGTCAGTTTCAAACTGAAAttgaaaaatgtgaaatctgctTTAACTCATTGGAGTAGGGCCACTTTTGGTGATATCTTTAAACAAATAACAGTAAGAGAAGAGGTGGTTAGAATTAAAGAGTAA